One genomic region from Muriicola soli encodes:
- a CDS encoding amidohydrolase family protein, producing the protein MRKIETILLLTFLLSFVTHLISQETTDYTIALTNLTIVDVENLSQLDDMTIIIENDRIKSIQKSDIANVNSVKQTIDLKGHYVVPGLIDSHVHLFRPKNRKEILKQLLYSGITTVRDMGGDARMYQSLNKEIQQGILSGPDIYYSANVFGPKFLKDPRTKFANMGFEPGSAPWMRLIENTSDLEKIVIEAKEAGVTGLKVYSNVRPELLTKVSSVAHENGLKMWSHSSIFPSKPSDAVNAQVDVLSHSIGMIFEKESKMPDSFNEAIRNSVPRQDFINTAANDSVFIELFNKMKSKDIIFEPTLSAWSLKFRPSKAKTENNSESDNPTKHLLNAGIKMDVASMDSWAQKITTEAYKNGVTIAAGTDFNENIKWVQDEVILLTECGISNIEAIKAATLNNAKTIGIDNMYGSISEGKVANLVVLSENPIDEIENIRTVVLVFKNGREYKK; encoded by the coding sequence ATGAGAAAAATAGAAACAATTTTACTACTAACATTCTTACTAAGTTTTGTTACACACCTCATTTCTCAAGAAACCACCGATTATACAATTGCGCTAACCAACCTTACAATAGTAGATGTAGAGAATTTATCTCAATTAGATGATATGACTATCATAATTGAGAACGATAGAATCAAATCTATCCAAAAAAGTGATATCGCAAATGTGAATAGCGTTAAACAAACAATTGATTTAAAAGGGCACTATGTCGTTCCCGGTTTAATTGACTCTCACGTTCATCTCTTTAGGCCAAAAAATCGAAAAGAGATTTTAAAGCAACTGCTTTATTCTGGAATAACAACAGTTCGAGATATGGGAGGAGATGCGAGAATGTACCAATCATTAAATAAAGAAATTCAACAAGGCATTTTATCAGGCCCTGACATCTATTATTCAGCCAATGTTTTTGGTCCCAAATTTCTCAAGGATCCCAGAACCAAATTTGCTAATATGGGCTTTGAACCTGGCTCTGCTCCTTGGATGCGACTGATAGAAAACACATCTGATTTAGAAAAAATTGTAATTGAAGCCAAAGAAGCTGGCGTGACGGGGCTAAAAGTATATTCTAATGTAAGACCTGAATTACTCACTAAAGTTAGTTCCGTAGCTCATGAAAATGGTCTAAAAATGTGGAGCCATTCTAGCATTTTCCCAAGTAAGCCCTCTGATGCAGTTAATGCCCAAGTTGATGTTCTATCTCACAGTATTGGAATGATTTTCGAAAAGGAAAGTAAAATGCCTGACTCATTCAACGAGGCCATAAGAAATTCTGTACCTCGCCAAGATTTTATAAATACGGCAGCCAATGATTCAGTATTTATAGAACTTTTTAATAAAATGAAATCAAAGGATATAATTTTTGAACCAACATTATCTGCTTGGAGCCTAAAATTCCGACCTAGTAAAGCTAAAACAGAAAACAACTCAGAAAGTGATAATCCTACGAAACATCTTTTAAACGCTGGAATTAAAATGGATGTAGCTTCAATGGATAGCTGGGCTCAGAAAATAACGACAGAAGCATATAAAAATGGTGTAACCATTGCTGCAGGAACTGATTTTAATGAAAACATTAAATGGGTTCAAGATGAAGTCATATTACTCACTGAATGTGGAATTTCTAATATCGAGGCCATTAAGGCAGCAACTCTGAACAATGCAAAAACTATTGGAATTGACAATATGTATGGTTCTATTTCGGAGGGAAAGGTTGCAAATCTTGTAGTACTTTCGGAGAATCCTATAGATGAAATTGAAAATATTAGGACAGTAGTTTTGGTATTTAAGAACGGAAGAGAATACAAAAAATAA
- a CDS encoding DUF1572 domain-containing protein codes for MKTEYLNSVKKQFEYYKYLGEKTFDQLNEKDLFWQYNEESNSIAITVNHLWGNMKSRWTDFLTSDGEKEWRNRDLEFEAVIKTRAELIEKWNDGWRCLFDALDAVNPDNFETKIYIRNQEHSILEAINRQLAHYSYHIGQIVYVGRMIKGNKWKSLSIPKGKSSEFNQEKFSKGKHKGHFSDDLKK; via the coding sequence ATGAAAACTGAATATTTAAACAGTGTCAAAAAGCAATTTGAATATTATAAGTATTTGGGTGAAAAAACGTTTGACCAGTTAAATGAAAAAGACCTTTTCTGGCAGTATAACGAAGAATCAAATTCAATAGCAATAACCGTGAATCACCTTTGGGGGAATATGAAATCGCGCTGGACAGATTTTTTGACTTCTGACGGAGAAAAAGAATGGCGGAATAGAGATTTAGAATTTGAAGCGGTTATAAAGACCAGGGCTGAACTCATTGAAAAATGGAATGACGGATGGCGATGTTTGTTCGATGCTTTGGACGCTGTTAATCCGGACAACTTTGAGACTAAAATTTATATCAGAAATCAAGAACACTCAATTCTCGAAGCGATAAACAGACAACTGGCCCACTATTCCTATCACATCGGACAGATTGTATATGTAGGCAGAATGATTAAGGGAAATAAGTGGAAAAGTTTGTCCATTCCAAAAGGAAAATCGTCAGAATTTAATCAAGAGAAATTTTCAAAAGGAAAGCACAAAGGACATTTTTCAGATGATTTAAAAAAATAA
- a CDS encoding GNAT family N-acetyltransferase, translated as MYTTIETERLRLRPINLKDVDFIFELVNSKGWLEFIGDRNVSDKKDAENYIKRILANENYFYTIFELKNTLKAIGIITLLNREEEEFPDIGFALLPYFESNGYAFEASRYYLDKIKNLNTYDNIIAITIPDNVKSIRLLEKLGLHYMGNYKKGEEILSYYSLKNVKPATKNL; from the coding sequence GTGTATACAACCATAGAAACGGAAAGACTAAGACTAAGACCAATAAATTTAAAAGATGTCGATTTTATTTTTGAATTGGTCAATTCCAAAGGTTGGTTGGAGTTTATCGGTGATAGAAATGTCTCCGATAAAAAAGATGCCGAAAATTATATAAAACGGATACTCGCCAATGAGAATTATTTTTATACCATTTTCGAATTAAAGAATACGCTGAAGGCAATTGGAATAATTACTTTGCTCAATCGAGAAGAAGAAGAGTTTCCCGATATCGGATTTGCTTTATTACCCTACTTTGAAAGCAATGGATATGCTTTTGAAGCGAGTAGATATTATCTTGATAAAATAAAAAATTTAAATACGTATGACAATATAATAGCCATTACAATCCCAGATAATGTTAAATCAATTAGACTGTTAGAAAAACTTGGACTTCATTATATGGGCAATTACAAAAAAGGCGAAGAAATCTTATCATATTATAGTTTGAAAAATGTAAAGCCAGCAACTAAAAATCTATAA
- a CDS encoding DUF6624 domain-containing protein, with protein sequence MNSRQALLLLLLMTLFFTQQHSFSQKTKQSVQLPDISKEIMKMRENDQKNRIKWANMIRKGKNNSQKFIDFTREVIAVDRKNTARMREIISRYVWPTYDLVGKEASNGAWLIIQHADRNPLFQAKCLTLLKTAVDNGQANPSNYAYLYDRVQVSRGEMQLYATQSSTNNGLTEGQFYPIEDESGVQIRREEMGISRSVEEYAQSMGFDYSIPTVEEAENRAKKRIFNYETNLRLARKAMNAQDYTTAAEHYLIVARSYGMVTTQDFIEASKALALSQHKDIVQAYTFLTRAMTRGWDGFNDVKDHADFAFLRQANKGKWSDLLITAEEMKLDR encoded by the coding sequence ATGAATTCCAGACAAGCCCTTCTTCTTCTTCTTTTAATGACTCTCTTTTTTACCCAACAACACTCTTTTAGCCAAAAGACAAAGCAATCCGTACAGCTCCCGGATATTTCCAAGGAAATTATGAAGATGCGGGAAAATGATCAGAAGAACAGAATCAAATGGGCTAATATGATAAGGAAAGGGAAGAATAACTCACAAAAATTCATAGATTTCACCAGGGAGGTTATTGCTGTTGATCGAAAGAATACAGCCAGAATGAGAGAAATAATATCCAGATATGTGTGGCCAACTTATGATCTAGTGGGTAAAGAGGCAAGCAACGGAGCCTGGCTGATCATTCAACATGCTGATAGAAATCCATTGTTTCAGGCAAAGTGCCTGACCCTCCTAAAAACAGCAGTAGATAATGGACAAGCGAACCCGAGTAATTATGCCTATTTGTATGATCGGGTACAGGTCTCCAGAGGTGAAATGCAACTTTACGCAACTCAAAGTTCAACCAATAATGGCTTAACCGAAGGTCAGTTTTATCCAATTGAAGATGAATCAGGTGTTCAAATTCGCAGAGAAGAAATGGGGATTAGCCGAAGTGTTGAGGAATATGCCCAATCTATGGGATTTGACTACAGCATTCCTACTGTTGAAGAAGCCGAAAATAGAGCAAAAAAGCGGATCTTTAATTATGAGACAAATTTACGTCTTGCCAGGAAAGCGATGAACGCTCAAGACTATACAACTGCTGCCGAACACTACCTAATTGTTGCAAGATCTTACGGAATGGTAACAACCCAGGATTTTATTGAAGCAAGTAAAGCACTAGCTTTATCTCAACACAAAGATATCGTCCAGGCCTATACTTTCTTAACCAGAGCTATGACCAGAGGTTGGGATGGCTTCAATGACGTCAAGGATCATGCAGATTTCGCTTTCTTAAGACAAGCAAACAAAGGAAAGTGGAGTGATTTGTTGATCACGGCTGAGGAAATGAAATTGGACAGGTAA
- a CDS encoding RidA family protein, with protein sequence MKKTTNRLTLFIALLAFAFGLQSCEQKEEKKEAEKEVLVVSEKPEYFLLRPEVEKAYGYSHAVKIGNSIKISGAVSMDNEGNPTAIGDLEQQIKNCYSDLEKILKHYGCTFDDVVVENIFTTNMPLMLEKSAYRAEIYKNHFPTGSWIGVKELALPEFMVEIEMEVHKSE encoded by the coding sequence ATGAAAAAAACAACCAACCGACTAACATTATTTATTGCGCTTCTGGCTTTTGCTTTTGGATTGCAAAGTTGCGAACAAAAAGAAGAAAAGAAAGAAGCAGAAAAAGAAGTACTAGTCGTATCAGAAAAACCTGAATATTTTTTACTGCGCCCGGAAGTTGAAAAAGCATATGGATATTCTCATGCTGTGAAAATTGGAAATAGTATTAAAATTTCTGGTGCTGTTAGTATGGATAATGAAGGAAATCCAACCGCAATAGGTGATCTGGAACAGCAAATTAAAAACTGCTATTCAGACTTGGAAAAAATATTAAAACATTACGGTTGCACCTTTGATGATGTTGTTGTAGAAAATATTTTCACCACCAATATGCCGTTAATGTTGGAAAAATCTGCATACAGAGCTGAAATTTACAAAAATCACTTTCCGACCGGTTCGTGGATTGGAGTAAAGGAATTGGCACTTCCTGAATTTATGGTTGAAATCGAAATGGAGGTACATAAATCAGAATAA
- a CDS encoding GNAT family N-acetyltransferase codes for MKFIEINHTNYGFAKDFKHDQEIRTSFNALTEATFDFNFENWYQNGYWIDNYIPYSLLHKNKVISNVSVNKMEFIIENEKKAAIQIGTVMTDKAYRNRGLSQYIMKQVINEWKDKSDFIYLFANDSVLDFYPKFGFEIVDEYQYSTAPRSTNTLKPSFKKLNIDDKNDRELFLSLVNDSRPISKLSMQNNISLIMFYCSSFKKNSIYYLEQLKAAILMHIADGTLYLDDVFSKEGVKLKDVIQFITDTTIKRVVLGFTPLDETDYQRSLLKTGDTLFVIKDKADYFKNKKWRFPVLSHA; via the coding sequence ATGAAGTTTATAGAAATCAACCATACAAACTATGGATTCGCAAAAGACTTTAAACACGACCAGGAAATCAGAACAAGTTTCAATGCGCTGACAGAAGCTACTTTTGATTTTAATTTCGAAAATTGGTACCAAAATGGCTACTGGATTGACAATTATATTCCGTATTCATTATTGCATAAGAATAAAGTGATATCAAATGTTTCGGTAAATAAAATGGAGTTTATTATCGAAAATGAGAAAAAAGCAGCGATTCAAATTGGTACTGTCATGACCGACAAGGCATACCGAAATAGGGGACTTAGTCAGTATATCATGAAACAAGTTATAAACGAATGGAAAGATAAATCTGATTTTATATATCTTTTTGCAAACGACAGTGTTCTTGATTTCTACCCGAAATTTGGGTTCGAGATAGTAGATGAATACCAATATTCAACGGCGCCAAGGAGTACTAACACTTTAAAACCATCATTTAAAAAACTCAATATAGATGATAAAAATGACAGGGAATTATTTCTGAGTTTGGTAAATGATTCTCGTCCTATATCTAAATTGTCAATGCAAAACAATATATCCTTAATTATGTTTTACTGTTCCTCTTTTAAGAAAAATAGTATTTATTACCTTGAACAGCTCAAAGCGGCAATTCTAATGCACATTGCAGATGGTACGCTTTACCTCGATGATGTATTTTCAAAAGAAGGAGTTAAGCTAAAGGATGTAATTCAATTCATAACGGATACAACCATAAAAAGGGTAGTGTTGGGATTTACCCCATTAGATGAGACCGATTACCAAAGAAGTTTGCTTAAAACCGGAGATACTTTGTTCGTAATTAAAGACAAGGCAGATTATTTCAAAAACAAAAAATGGAGGTTTCCAGTTTTATCTCACGCCTGA
- a CDS encoding nuclear transport factor 2 family protein, whose amino-acid sequence MKMKSPLVLIIVTYLVMAAGCKSENSQYKKMVEFGQKYTDAWNSKQPEKMASFYAEDGMLTVNNGIPAMGRKQLAETAKSYMEAFPDMELTMDSLTVENETYRYYWTFKGTNTGPGGTGNKVNFSGFEEWTMNKQGLIQKSVGTYDAQDYNRQLEK is encoded by the coding sequence ATGAAGATGAAATCCCCATTAGTATTAATTATTGTAACATACTTAGTGATGGCAGCTGGATGTAAATCAGAGAATTCCCAATACAAAAAAATGGTAGAATTCGGTCAAAAATATACGGATGCCTGGAATAGTAAACAACCTGAAAAAATGGCATCATTCTATGCTGAGGATGGTATGCTCACTGTAAATAATGGAATACCTGCTATGGGCAGAAAACAATTAGCCGAAACTGCTAAATCCTATATGGAAGCTTTTCCGGATATGGAATTAACTATGGACAGTCTCACTGTTGAAAATGAAACTTATAGATATTACTGGACTTTTAAGGGAACAAATACCGGACCCGGAGGAACCGGAAATAAAGTTAATTTTAGCGGGTTTGAGGAATGGACGATGAATAAACAAGGACTTATTCAAAAGTCTGTTGGCACCTATGATGCACAAGATTATAATAGACAACTTGAAAAGTAA
- a CDS encoding VOC family protein gives MNKIFNTYRPEGFGTVNAYLFSQDPSQLIEFLKNAFFAEEISRTINPKNGEIANAILKIGYSCFMISQARAQFLNMRTSMYLYVDDVDIIHQRAVDSGAKVEFEPANMDYGDRQSGIIDPSGNYWWISKRLFQKGYHE, from the coding sequence ATGAATAAAATTTTTAACACATATAGACCGGAAGGATTTGGAACTGTGAATGCATACTTGTTTTCACAAGATCCAAGCCAATTAATTGAATTTCTTAAAAACGCATTTTTTGCGGAAGAAATCAGCCGTACCATAAATCCTAAAAATGGAGAAATTGCAAATGCTATTTTGAAAATAGGGTATTCCTGCTTTATGATAAGTCAGGCCAGAGCACAATTCCTGAATATGCGAACATCGATGTATTTGTATGTAGACGACGTTGACATCATCCATCAAAGAGCAGTCGATAGCGGAGCAAAGGTGGAGTTTGAACCAGCCAATATGGATTATGGGGACCGACAATCCGGAATAATCGATCCCAGTGGAAATTATTGGTGGATTTCAAAAAGACTGTTTCAAAAGGGATATCATGAATAA
- a CDS encoding DUF2200 domain-containing protein — protein MKVTAEKNEKVANMIFAAIYPLYWNRLEKNGRTKEEFHQVIEWFTGFDEDQLQALIDEKVTFRTFFQKAKIHPNAHMIKGVVCGYRIEEIEDEFELYKQCRQMEKLIDELAKGRKMEKILRA, from the coding sequence ATGAAGGTTACAGCCGAAAAAAATGAAAAAGTTGCGAATATGATCTTCGCAGCTATCTATCCCCTTTACTGGAACAGACTGGAAAAGAATGGTAGAACGAAAGAAGAATTCCATCAGGTTATAGAATGGTTTACGGGTTTTGATGAAGATCAACTACAAGCTCTTATAGATGAAAAGGTGACTTTTAGAACATTTTTTCAAAAAGCTAAAATACATCCCAATGCACACATGATTAAAGGAGTTGTTTGTGGTTATCGGATTGAAGAAATAGAGGATGAATTTGAATTGTATAAACAATGCAGACAAATGGAAAAACTGATTGATGAACTGGCGAAGGGTCGTAAAATGGAAAAAATATTAAGAGCGTAA
- a CDS encoding VOC family protein has translation MKTTTFLTFVGSQCGKAEEAINFYTSTFPNSGIKSVTKYAEGEAGGTPELIKYGVFTLNGTEYMVSESNYNHQWSFTPAVSLLIIDSSDEVIQTIFEKLSSNGGQIMVPLDNYKGEGDYGFGKKFGWCEDKYGISWQFVLSE, from the coding sequence ATGAAAACAACAACGTTTTTAACTTTCGTGGGGAGTCAATGCGGCAAGGCTGAGGAAGCCATAAATTTTTATACCTCTACCTTTCCTAATTCCGGAATTAAAAGCGTAACAAAGTACGCTGAGGGAGAGGCAGGAGGCACCCCCGAACTGATTAAATATGGAGTATTTACATTAAATGGCACCGAATACATGGTTTCTGAAAGTAATTACAATCATCAATGGTCATTTACTCCTGCTGTATCACTCCTTATCATTGATAGTTCTGATGAAGTGATACAAACAATTTTTGAAAAGCTTTCCTCAAATGGCGGTCAGATCATGGTTCCGCTGGATAACTATAAGGGTGAGGGAGATTATGGTTTTGGTAAGAAGTTCGGATGGTGTGAAGACAAATACGGTATATCATGGCAATTTGTACTTTCTGAATAA
- a CDS encoding alkaline phosphatase — translation MRNWKKISFFTALAIVVLLSGLMYIFNISISIPSSDIEFSPGKAFSKVHPEYPDKKPKNIIFFIADGMGFGHLSLALQTQQLESKTSVWQEFDVKGWHDARSVYGPLTDSEASATAMATGVSTNFGHIGIDKDQNPLQNIFEVASSNNYSTGIVTDSYIWDGTPAAFAAHIRNEDDARSILTQIANSEIDLLFGELEDVGEDGVPEVNETIEILQKRFQLMDKSLKLPDGAKSSDPVAAIFKEDEIQDLNSSPNLLQLTNTALRFMSLQDRPFVLLVESEEMDAASHENDSKRVLKGLKSIQETLALILNFSKQNGETLVVFTSDHETGGLVPVADFDNYPKMQVKWSTKVHTAAVVPLFAMGPGAEYFANVHRNSEIGIGLKKLVLTDDSAD, via the coding sequence ATGAGAAATTGGAAAAAAATTAGCTTTTTTACAGCACTCGCCATAGTTGTTCTTCTTTCGGGTTTAATGTATATATTCAATATTTCCATTTCAATACCTTCATCTGACATTGAATTTTCTCCCGGGAAGGCTTTCAGCAAAGTACATCCTGAATACCCGGATAAAAAACCCAAAAACATCATTTTTTTTATTGCAGATGGAATGGGTTTTGGCCACTTATCTCTTGCTTTACAAACCCAACAGTTAGAAAGTAAAACTTCGGTCTGGCAGGAATTTGATGTTAAAGGATGGCACGATGCCAGATCTGTTTATGGGCCACTTACAGATTCAGAAGCATCTGCAACTGCCATGGCTACAGGAGTTTCTACAAACTTTGGTCACATTGGTATTGATAAGGACCAGAATCCTTTACAAAATATCTTTGAAGTGGCCTCTTCTAATAATTATAGCACAGGTATAGTAACCGACTCTTACATTTGGGACGGTACTCCGGCAGCATTTGCAGCACATATAAGAAATGAGGATGATGCCAGAAGCATATTAACACAGATAGCCAACAGTGAAATAGATTTGTTATTCGGTGAACTAGAGGACGTAGGTGAAGATGGCGTTCCCGAAGTAAATGAAACAATTGAAATTTTACAAAAGCGATTTCAATTGATGGATAAATCTTTGAAACTTCCAGACGGTGCTAAAAGCTCAGACCCTGTCGCTGCTATTTTTAAGGAAGATGAAATTCAGGATTTGAATTCATCTCCAAATCTCCTGCAATTAACCAACACTGCCTTAAGGTTCATGTCATTACAAGACAGGCCCTTTGTATTATTGGTAGAGAGCGAAGAAATGGATGCGGCTTCTCATGAAAATGATTCGAAAAGAGTGTTGAAGGGTTTAAAATCCATACAAGAAACTCTTGCCCTTATTCTGAATTTTTCGAAACAAAATGGGGAAACACTGGTCGTATTCACTTCCGATCATGAAACCGGAGGATTAGTACCAGTTGCCGATTTTGACAATTACCCGAAAATGCAGGTAAAATGGTCGACGAAAGTGCATACAGCTGCAGTAGTGCCTCTATTTGCCATGGGACCAGGTGCTGAATATTTTGCAAATGTGCATCGAAATTCAGAAATTGGGATCGGCCTTAAAAAACTAGTCTTAACTGATGATTCAGCTGATTAA
- a CDS encoding mechanosensitive ion channel family protein: METLNQILESEIFNFRSYALKVSQLVSILVIIVVTKLILWVLKKAFFSKNKSSKIKTGSAYALLKIIKYVVWIIAIALVLESIGIKVTLLIAGSAALLVGIGLGLQQTFNDVISGIILLSERSIEVGDVLEIDNDVVIIESIGLRTSKAMNRDDISIIIPNSLITTSKVINWSHQSHQTRFKINVGVAYGSDVDFVIKNLEKSAFEHPEIHNKKLIEARLLNFGSSSLDFQLLFFSSNIFRIGKMKSDIRRLINKNFTNNNIVIAFPQMDLHFKSDIPK, from the coding sequence ATGGAAACATTAAATCAAATTTTAGAATCTGAAATTTTTAATTTTCGTTCTTACGCTTTAAAAGTTTCTCAATTGGTCAGTATTTTGGTGATCATTGTTGTAACCAAATTAATTCTTTGGGTACTTAAAAAAGCTTTTTTTAGTAAAAATAAGTCTAGTAAAATAAAAACAGGGAGCGCCTATGCCTTACTAAAAATCATTAAATATGTCGTATGGATTATTGCCATTGCATTAGTATTAGAATCCATTGGAATTAAAGTCACACTATTAATAGCAGGATCGGCCGCCTTATTAGTAGGTATTGGTTTGGGATTGCAGCAAACATTTAACGATGTAATATCTGGTATTATATTACTTTCAGAACGCTCTATAGAAGTGGGAGATGTTTTAGAAATTGATAATGATGTAGTTATAATTGAAAGTATAGGTTTAAGAACTTCCAAGGCCATGAATAGGGATGATATTTCTATTATCATTCCAAATTCTTTGATTACAACCAGTAAAGTAATTAATTGGAGTCATCAATCGCATCAAACCCGTTTTAAAATTAATGTTGGTGTAGCCTATGGAAGTGATGTTGATTTTGTGATTAAAAATCTAGAAAAAAGTGCCTTTGAGCATCCCGAGATTCACAATAAGAAATTAATTGAAGCTCGTTTGCTAAATTTTGGAAGCTCATCATTAGATTTTCAACTTTTATTTTTTAGTTCAAATATTTTTAGAATTGGGAAAATGAAAAGCGATATTCGAAGATTAATCAATAAAAATTTTACGAACAATAATATAGTAATTGCATTTCCTCAAATGGATCTGCATTTTAAGTCCGATATTCCCAAATAA
- a CDS encoding GAP family protein yields the protein MVEIAILPLALTVMLGPQILVGMLLITRKDPIKSSLVYILAVISTLILTTYLYYSLANITGLKEASIGGRPVVKYFLIALFIFLIIRSIINRKKITASPKWMQGISTSSLGKIFIIGVCLIAFMPTDIAIAFTVGNLLNSESSPFLDALPFFGAVLLISLLPLSIYFSLGPKGPEYLEKVNAWLNTHGYVINVIVLSFFIFLLI from the coding sequence ATGGTAGAGATTGCAATCTTACCGTTAGCATTAACAGTAATGTTAGGACCCCAGATTTTGGTGGGTATGTTACTCATTACCAGAAAGGACCCGATTAAAAGCTCTTTGGTTTACATTTTGGCGGTAATATCTACTTTAATACTGACAACATATTTATACTACTCACTGGCCAATATTACAGGTTTGAAGGAGGCTTCCATTGGTGGCAGACCGGTGGTAAAATATTTTTTAATTGCACTGTTCATATTCTTAATCATTCGTTCGATAATTAATCGTAAAAAGATTACAGCATCACCAAAATGGATGCAAGGAATTTCAACCAGCTCATTGGGGAAAATTTTTATAATTGGTGTATGTCTGATTGCCTTTATGCCAACAGACATTGCAATTGCCTTTACTGTTGGCAATCTATTGAATAGTGAATCAAGTCCCTTTTTGGACGCTTTACCTTTCTTTGGGGCCGTTCTATTGATATCACTTTTACCGCTGTCCATATATTTCTCATTGGGGCCAAAGGGTCCAGAATATTTAGAAAAAGTAAATGCCTGGCTAAATACACACGGCTATGTTATAAACGTAATCGTCCTGTCTTTTTTTATATTCCTTTTAATTTAA
- a CDS encoding VOC family protein, with amino-acid sequence MIDNASTFRFTYFTPKYDETFDFYQNKLVFSLEHSWDRSEEDKGALFKIGEGLIEILKMPKDPENKYIALDYRMPQGVFTGIQVRKIDELFNTYKAKDVPFKQEIINQPWGHRSFYVQEPNGLVLGFYEEKF; translated from the coding sequence ATGATAGATAATGCAAGTACTTTTCGTTTTACATATTTTACCCCTAAGTATGATGAAACTTTTGATTTTTACCAGAACAAATTGGTTTTCAGTTTAGAGCATTCCTGGGATAGGAGTGAAGAAGACAAAGGCGCTCTTTTTAAGATAGGCGAAGGATTGATTGAAATACTTAAAATGCCCAAAGATCCTGAAAATAAATATATTGCTTTGGACTATCGCATGCCTCAAGGTGTTTTTACAGGTATTCAGGTTAGAAAAATAGACGAACTTTTCAATACGTATAAAGCAAAGGATGTTCCTTTTAAACAGGAGATAATTAATCAGCCATGGGGCCATAGAAGTTTCTATGTACAAGAGCCAAATGGATTGGTGCTGGGTTTTTATGAAGAAAAATTCTGA
- a CDS encoding PD40 domain-containing protein has protein sequence MRDSMISFTVLAFIVFLSACKTDKSNTIDDGSSTVQSPYLGQKPPGLIPEPFAPDLVTTVGWEYSGVFSPDMNEFYFLRQVEGTEEQEFVAYKNAGNKWKETVMSSRQGQPFISPDGKTMHLGRRYKEREKNGDWSEIKKLAAPFDSLPIMRLTASSKGTYYFDEFKPDFTGDIRYSRFIDGKYEEPKLLGEKINTGKSFHPFIAPDESYLLFDSPKEGGYGDSDIYISFRQHNGSWSNPINLGDKINTKAWEASASVTPDGKYLFFNRNTGSDNYENIDIFWVSTELIEKLKPQRVK, from the coding sequence ATGAGAGATAGCATGATTAGTTTCACAGTATTGGCATTTATAGTGTTTTTAAGTGCTTGTAAAACAGATAAATCGAACACAATTGATGATGGTTCTTCAACCGTGCAAAGTCCTTATCTTGGTCAAAAACCTCCTGGTTTAATACCTGAACCTTTTGCTCCTGATCTGGTTACGACAGTAGGGTGGGAATACAGTGGAGTATTTAGTCCGGATATGAATGAATTTTATTTTCTAAGACAAGTTGAAGGAACTGAGGAACAAGAATTTGTTGCTTATAAAAATGCTGGGAATAAATGGAAGGAGACGGTTATGTCTTCTCGCCAGGGACAGCCTTTTATCTCTCCAGATGGCAAGACAATGCATCTCGGCAGAAGATACAAGGAACGTGAGAAAAACGGAGACTGGTCTGAAATAAAAAAACTCGCCGCACCTTTCGACAGTTTACCAATTATGCGCCTTACAGCTTCTTCAAAAGGAACTTATTATTTTGATGAATTCAAACCAGATTTTACTGGTGATATTCGATATTCAAGATTTATAGACGGTAAATACGAGGAACCAAAATTACTCGGTGAAAAGATCAATACAGGAAAAAGCTTTCACCCTTTTATAGCACCCGACGAATCCTACTTACTGTTTGATAGTCCAAAAGAAGGTGGTTACGGCGATTCTGACATTTATATCAGTTTTCGTCAACATAATGGTTCTTGGAGCAATCCTATTAATTTGGGAGATAAAATAAACACCAAAGCCTGGGAAGCTTCTGCAAGTGTGACACCAGATGGAAAATATCTATTCTTTAACAGGAATACGGGCTCGGATAATTATGAGAATATAGACATATTTTGGGTAAGCACAGAGCTCATAGAAAAACTAAAACCCCAAAGAGTAAAATAA